In one Yoonia rosea genomic region, the following are encoded:
- the phnD gene encoding phosphonate ABC transporter substrate-binding protein → MKKTLAMALVATTALSDGAFAQEINEFRIGILGGENAQDRMNSYQCLADYTTEALGVETKLFAPADYNGVIQGLLGGTIDMAWLGASAYAATYLQDPSVVEPVLIKVNVDGSVGYHSIGFARVDSGVTSLDDMEGKVFGFGDPNSTSGYLIPSIEIPQYKDGITMESGAYFGEVRFTGGHEQTIVAVSNGDIDAGVTWADGQGNWEDGYNSGALRKAVDAGLVDMNDMVQIWKSNVIPEGPVVLRTALPDDVKATMTALVDGLHERDADCAYGVAAGDTLGFQPVTHEMYESIVAARQAVIGN, encoded by the coding sequence ATGAAAAAGACCCTCGCAATGGCGCTTGTCGCCACCACAGCGCTCAGCGATGGCGCATTCGCTCAGGAAATCAACGAATTCCGCATCGGTATTCTTGGCGGTGAAAACGCACAGGACCGCATGAACAGCTATCAGTGTCTGGCTGATTACACGACCGAAGCGCTCGGCGTGGAAACGAAGCTGTTTGCCCCTGCCGACTATAACGGCGTGATCCAGGGCCTGCTGGGCGGCACTATCGACATGGCATGGTTGGGCGCATCTGCCTATGCTGCGACATACCTGCAAGACCCGAGTGTGGTTGAGCCTGTGCTGATCAAAGTGAACGTCGACGGCTCTGTCGGCTATCACTCCATCGGTTTTGCCCGTGTCGATAGCGGTGTGACATCGCTTGACGATATGGAAGGCAAGGTCTTTGGTTTTGGTGACCCGAACTCGACATCCGGTTACCTGATCCCGTCCATCGAGATCCCACAGTACAAAGACGGCATCACAATGGAATCCGGCGCGTATTTCGGTGAAGTACGTTTCACCGGCGGTCACGAGCAGACGATCGTTGCTGTGAGCAATGGTGATATCGACGCTGGCGTGACGTGGGCCGACGGTCAGGGCAACTGGGAAGACGGCTATAACTCCGGCGCGCTGCGCAAAGCGGTTGATGCGGGTCTTGTTGATATGAACGACATGGTCCAGATCTGGAAATCGAACGTCATCCCCGAAGGCCCTGTGGTTCTGCGCACAGCACTTCCAGACGATGTAAAGGCGACAATGACGGCACTGGTCGATGGCCTGCACGAGCGTGACGCTGACTGCGCCTACGGTGTTGCGGCTGGTGACACACTTGGCTTCCAGCCGGTGACCCACGAGATGTACGAAAGCATCGTAGCTGCCCGTCAGGCCGTGATCGGCAACTAA